Proteins encoded together in one Prunus dulcis chromosome 3, ALMONDv2, whole genome shotgun sequence window:
- the LOC117622873 gene encoding uncharacterized protein LOC117622873 isoform X1, translating to MIHSTYFNTYPLTHIPPYSFFSQFKIHITPILLIIHKQTQLRERERMARLGGFFVCLLIVAMDIVGGIMGIEAELEQNKVKHLRRWIFECREPSHAAFKLGLAAAGLLVAAHVVANLLGGCNCICSQEELQKAPPNKQLSVACLIFTWIIFGVGLGVLVIGTWSNHKSRASCGFTHHNFLLIGGGLCFVHGLFCVAYYISATASTD from the exons ATGATCCATTCTACATACTTTAATACGTACCCTTTGACACATATTCCCCCTTACTCTTTCTTCTCccaattcaaaattcatattacTCCCATCCTGCTCATCATCCACAAACAAACTCagctcagagagagagagagaatggcaAGACTAGGAGGGTTTTTCGTGTGCCTCTTGATCGTGGCAATGGACATCGTAGGTGGGATTATGGGCATCGAAGCAGAGCTTGAACAAAACAAGGTCAAGCACTTGAGGCGATGGATTTTCGAGTGCAGAGAACCAAGCCATGCAGCTTTCAAGCTGGGATTAGCTGCAGCAGGACTTTTGGTTGCAGCCCATGTTGTTGCTAACTTGCTTGGTGGATGCAATTGCATTTGCTCTCAAGAAGAGCTCCAAAAGGCACCTCCTAATAAGCAACTCTCTGTG GCTTGCCTCATCTTCACCTG GATCATTTTTGGTGTTGGATTGGGCGTGCTGGTGATTGGGACTTGGTCAAACCACAAGTCAAGAGCTTCATGTGGCTTCACACACCataattttctgttaattGGAGGGGGCTTGTGTTTTGTTCATGGCCTGTTTTGTGTAGCATATTACATATCTGCCACTGCATCCACTGACTAA
- the LOC117620677 gene encoding histone-lysine N-methyltransferase ATXR3, which yields MGDGGVACMPLQHNIMDRFPIQDKTTLCGGKTANNGFNSKPVKKKKIVKVMKPKKKVVKKPGFSKNVESEGSELGLDKGGNCVSKEAENGENAEEKKEEVEEGELGTLKWPKVEVENGEFVPEKSRRIEIEKGEIVGEKWRRSEVEKGESFSGKWRRGDIEKGEIVPERTRKGEAEFGSWRPPKDEIEKGEFIPDRWQKGEVARDDYGHSKMRRYDMGKDKGWKFERERTPPSGKYSNDDAFRRKEFNRSGSQQSKSTARWETGSERNIRISSKIVDEDGVYKNEYSNGKYYPREYPPVNRLKRYGTDSSISERKHYGDYGDYPGAKSRRVSDDTNRSAHPEHYSRRSVERSYRNPSSSRVAADKYPSRHYESTLSSRVVYDRHGRSPGHSERSPRDRVRYYDHRDRSPMRRERSPYVHERSPYGREKSPYGREKSPYGRERSPYGRERSPYGRERSPLGQERSPYDRSRQYDHRNRSLSPQDRPRFHDRRDHSPNYLERSPHDRSRPNNHREISRKSGATERRSSHYGKRGQEDKLVQKDPSGKDSYSSAKESQDRSTVPDINGSVETNANCESLKEEPSEIPSVNCKETSQINVAPPEELPSMEEDMDICDTPPHVPVVTDSSTGKWFYLDYYGVECGPSKLCELKTLVEEGALMSDHMVKHSDSDRWVTVENAVSPLVTVNFPSIVSDSITRLVSPPEASGNLLADTGDTGQYDTQSGKEAAVTLLPPGFCADVGITTSEPLKDLHIEERVGALMEGLTVIPGRELEAVGEVLQMSFEHAQREGWGNTEGFTQGHDGEQYDQKTEEPGYSEIKIKEAAEIRLTAPSDKDSGFSCGDSGDWFSGRWSCKGGDWKRNDEASQERSSRKKLVVNDGFPLCHMPKSGYEDPRWHRKDELYYPSQSRRLDLPSWAFSCPDEMSDCSGVSRTTQIKTTVIKGVKGTMLPVVRINACVVKDHGSFVSEPRMKVRGMERYTSRSARSYSAGSDGKRSSGEGDSQLKPVSDRGSQGSSKCITSINISKDRVCTVDDLQLHLGDWYYLDGAGHERGPSSFSELQVLVDQEVILNHSSVFRKFDKVWVPVSSAAQTSEATDMNQQEKNITSSDTSGLAPSQSQSAVFDESNTKLSWFHNLHPQFIGYTCGKLHELVMKSYKSREFAAAINDVLDPWLNAKQPKKELEKHMYWKADVDARIAKRARLLVDESEEEYDMREDLQTVAKDESTFEDLCGDTSFNKEESVSYGSEMGSWGLLDGQVLARVFHFLRLDMKSLALASLTCKHWRAAVRFYKDISRQLDMSSLGPRCTDSMIVNIMSGYRKEKINSMVLIGCTNITPHTLEEILGALPCLSTVDIRGCNQLGELVSKFQNLNWIKTRSSHGTKIFEESHSKLRSLKHITEKSSSVSKSKVLGNDMDDFSELKEYFDSVDKRETANQSFRGSLYKRSKLFDARRSSSILSRDARMRRLSIKKSEHGYKKMEEFVASSLKDIMKENTFDFFVPKVAEIQDRMRNGHYIRRGLSSVKEDISRMCRDAIKAKNRGDAGDMNHVITLFIQLATRLEGASKSSHERDELIKSWEDDRFSGFSSASKYKKKLNKVATEKKYSNRSNGTSFLNGGLDYGEYASDREIRRRLSRLNKKSMDSESETSDDLDRSSAGSKSNSESTASDTESDLELRSQSQTGQSRADGSFTSDEGFDSMTDDREWGARMTKSSLVPPVTRKYEVIEEYVIVSNEEDVRRKMQVSLPDDYVEKFNSQKNGIEEADMELPEVKDYKPRKMLGDEVIEQEVYGIDPYSHNLLLDSMPEELDWPLSEKHLFIEDVLLCTLNKQVRQYTGSGNTPMIYPLRPVVEEILNAAEENGDVRTMKMCQGILKAIDSRRDDKYVAYRKGLGVVCNKEGGFGEEDFVVEFLGEVYPVWKWFEKQDGIRSLQKNNKDPAPEFYNIYLERPKGDADGYDLVVVDAMHKANYASRICHSCRPNCEAKVTAVDGRYQIGIYTVRGIQYGEEITFDYNSVTESKEEYEASVCLCGSQVCRGSYLNLTGEGAFQKVLKDWHGILDRHQLMLEACESNSVSEEDYLDLGRAGLGSCLLGGLPDWVIAYSARLVRFINFERTKLPEEILKHNLEEKRKYFSDICLEVEKSDAEVQAEGVYNQRLQNLAVTLDKVRYVMRCVFGNPKNAPPPLERLSPEAAVSFLWKGEGSLVQELLQSMAPHVEEHLLNDLKTKMLAHDPSSSDDIWNELKKSLLWLRDEVRNLPCTYKSRHDAAADLIHIYAYTRCFIRIREYKTVTSPPVYISPLDLGPKYTDKLGSSFQEYCKTYGENYCLGQLIFWYNQTSAEPDCSLARASRGCLSLPDFGSFYAKVQKPSRQRVYGPRTVKFMLTRMEKQPQRPWPKDRIWCFNSSPKVFGSPMLDAVVNNSQLDREMVHWLKHRPAIYQAMWDR from the exons ATGGGCGATGGAGGCGTCGCATGCATGCCTTTGCAGCATAATATCATGGACAGGTTTCCAATTCAGGACAAGACTACGCTTTGCGGAGGCAAGACTGCTAACAATGGCTTCAATTCCAAGCCggttaagaagaagaagatagtgAAGGTAATGAAGCCCAAGAAGAAAGTCGTCAAGAAGCCCGGGTTTTCTAAGAACGTAGAATCTGAAGGAAGCGAATTGGGATTGGATAAAGGTGGTAACTGTGTTTCAAAAGAAGCTGAGAATGGTGAAAATGCTGAGGAAAAGAAGGAGGAAGTGGAAGAGGGTGAATTGGGGACTTTGAAGTGGCCCAAAGTGGAAGTGGAGAATGGTGAATTCGTGCCAGAGAAATCGAGAAGAATTGAGATTGAGAAGGGAGAGATTGTTGGTGAGAAATGGAGGAGAAGTGAGGTGGAGAAAGGAGAGTCCTTTTCTGGGAAATGGCGAAGAGGGGACATAGAAAAAGGAGAGATAGTTCCGGAGAGGACCAGAAAAGGGGAAGCTGAATTCGGGTCGTGGAGACCACCCAAGGATGAAATTGAGAAAGGTGAGTTCATTCCAGATAGATGGCAGAAAGGGGAAGTGGCCAGAGATGACTACGGTCACAGTAAAATGCGTAGGTATGATATGGGTAAGGACAAAGGCTGGAAATTTGAGCGTGAGAGGACGCCACCTTCTGGGAAGTATTCAAACGATGATGCTTTTAGAAGGAAAGAATTTAATAGAAGTGGAAGTCAGCAGAGCAAGAGTACGGCCAGGTGGGAGACTGGTTCAGAGAGGAATATAAGGATCAGTTCAAAAATTGTTGATGAGGACGGAGTGTACAAAAATGAGTACAGCAATGGTAAGTACTACCCCAGGGAGTACCCTCCTGTTAATCGGTTAAAAAGGTATGGTACCGATTCAAGTATCAGTGAGCGCAAGCACTATGGAGACTATGGGGATTATCCAGGTGCAAAAAGTCGCAGGGTTTCTGATGACACCAATCGCTCTGCCCACCCTGAGCATTATTCACGCCGTTCTGTGGAGAGGTCTTATCGGAATCCTTCTTCGTCAAGAGTTGCAGCAGACAAGTACCCCTCCAGGCATTATGAATCTACTTTGTCTTCCAGAGTGGTTTATGACAGGCATGGAAGAAGTCCAGGTCATTCTGAGCGGTCCCCACGTGACCGGGTCCGGTATTATGATCACCGGGATAGGAGTCCAATGCGCCGGGAAAGATCTCCATATGTCCATGAGAGGTCCCCATATGGTCGTGAGAAATCACCATATGGTCGTGAGAAATCGCCATATGGTCGTGAGAGATCACCGTATGGACGTGAGAGATCACCATATGGTCGTGAGAGATCTCCACTTGGCCAGGAAAGATCTCCATATGATAGGAGTCGTCAGTATGATCATAGAAACCGCAGTCTGTCTCCACAAGATCGACCTCGATTCCATGACCGCAGGGATCACTCTCCAAACTATTTGGAGCGGTCCCCACATGATCGGAGTAGGCCTAATAATCATCGAGAGATAAGTCGGAAAAGTGGAGCAACTGAAAGGCGGAGCTCCCATTATGGTAAGAGAGGGCAAGAAGATAAGCTGGTGCAGAAGGATCCCAGTGGAAAAGACTCATATTCATCCGCTAAAGAATCTCAAGATAGAAGCACTGTGCCTGACATTAATGGATCTGTGGAGACAAATGCCAACTGTGAATCTCTCAAAGAAGAGCCGTCTGAAATTCCAAGTGTAAATTGCAAAGAAACTTCTCAAATCAATGTAGCCCCTCCTGAAGAGCTGCCTTCTATGGAAGAAGATATGGATATATGTGACACGCCACCACATGTCCCAGTGGTTACTGATTCATCCACAGGGAAATGGTTTTACCTCGATTATTATGGTGTGGAATGTGGGCCTTCAAAGTTATGTGAACTTAAAACCCTTGTTGAAGAAGGAGCTCTGATGTCTGATCACATGGTCAAGCACTCAGATAGTGATAGGTGGGTAACTGTTGAAAATGCAGTTTCACCACTGGTAACTGTAAATTTCCCATCCATTGTATCAGACTCTATAACTCGACTAGTAAGCCCTCCAGAAGCTTCTGGTAATCTATTGGCAGATACTGGAGATACTGGGCAATATGATACTCAGAGTGGAAAGGAGGCAGCAGTCACTTTGCTGCCGCCAGGATTCTGTGCAGACGTTGGTATAACTACTTCTGAGCCTTTAAAAGATCTCCACATTGAAGAAAGGGTTGGAGCCCTGATGGAGGGTTTAACAGTTATTCCTGGCCGGGAGCTTGAAGCTGTTGGAG AGGTTTTGCAAATGTCATTTGAACATGCACAACGAGAAGGATGGGGAAACACAGAAG GCTTCACTCAAGGTCATGATGGTGAACAGTACGATCAGAAAACCGAGGAACCAGGATAttctgaaattaaaataaaagaagctGCAGAAATCAGGTTGACTGCACCCTCTGACAAGGACTCTGGTTTTTCTTGTGGTGATTCTGGTGACTGGTTCTCTGGTCGATGGTCATGCAAGGGTGGTGATTGGAAGAGGAATGATGAAGCTTCACAAGAGAGGTCTTCTAGGAAGAAACTTGTTGTCAATGATGGTTTCCCATTATGCCACATGCCGAAGTCTGGGTATGAAGACCCTCGATGGCATAGAAAAGATGAATTGTATTATCCTTCACAGAGCAGAAGGCTTGATCTACCTAGTTGGGCTTTTTCATGTCCAGATGAGATGAGTGATTGTAGTGGTGTGAGCAGAACGACTCAAATTAAGACTACTGTCATAAAAGGAGTAAAAGGAACTATGCTTCCAGTAGTCAGGATAAATGCATGTGTTGTTAAAGACCATGGTTCATTTGTTTCTGAGCCTCGCATGAAAGTTCGGGGAATGGAGAGGTATACGTCAAGGTCTGCTCGGTCATATTCTGCAGGCAGTGATGGGAAGAGATCATCGGGAGAAGGTGATTCTCAGTTGAAACCAGTTAGTGACCGAGGTTCACAAGGCTCTTCGAAATGCATTACCTCCATTAACATCAGCAAAGACCGTGTTTGCACAGTTGATGACTTGCAATTGCATTTGGGTGACTGGTACTACCTTGATGGTGCTGGCCATGAACGAGGACCTTCATCATTTTCTGAGCTACAGGTCTTGGTTGATCAAGAAGTGATTCTAAATCATAGCAGTGTTTTCCGGAAATTTGATAAAGTCTGGGTTCCAGTTAGTTCTGCCGCACAGACTTCTGAAGCTACTGATATGAATCAGCAGGAGAAGAACATAACATCTAGCGATACTTCAGGGCTAGCTCCTTCACAATCTCAAAGTGCTGTATTTGACGAATCAAACACAAAGTTGAGTTGGTTCCACAACCTGCACCCTCAGTTCATTGGCTATACCTGTGGAAAGCTTCATGAATTGGTGATGAAATCTTACAAAAGCCGGGAGTTTGCTGCCGCCATAAATGATGTTTTAGACCCATGGCTTAATGCAAAGCAGCCCAAAAAAGAGTTGGAGAAGCACATGTACTGGAAAGCAG ATGTTGATGCACGTATTGCCAAAAGAGCAAGGTTGCTGGTTgatgaaagtgaagaagaatATGACATGAGAGAGGACTTGCAAACCGTAGCAAAGGATGAATCTACATTTGAGGATTTATGTGGTGATACTTCTTTCAACAAAGAAGAGAGTGTGAGTTATGGCTCAGAGATGGGAAGCTGGGGTTTATTGGATGGGCAAGTGCTGGCACGAGTCTTCCATTTCTTGAGACTAGACATGAAATCTCTTGCCCTTGCTTCTTTAACCTGTAAGCACTGGAGAGCTGCCGTCAGGTTTTACAAGGATATTTCCAGACAGCTTGACATGTCATCCTTGGGCCCTAGGTGCACTGATTCCATGATTGTGAACATTATG AGTGgttatagaaaagaaaagattaatTCTATGGTTCTAATTGGTTGCACCAACATCACTCCCCACACACTTGAAGAGATTCTTGGTGCACTTCCTTGTTTATCTACCGTAGATATCAGAGGCTGCAACCAGCTTGGCGAGTTGGTCAGTAAATTTCAGAATCTAAACTGGATCAAGACTCGAAGTTCACATGGTACAAAGATATTTGAGGAATCCCATTCGAAACTAAGGAGTCTGAAACACATCACCGAAAAATCTTCATCTGTTTCCAAAAGTAAGGTTCTAGGTAAtgatatggatgattttaGTGAACTGAAAGAGTACTTTGATAGTGTGGATAAGAGGGAGACAGCAAATCAATCATTCCGGGGAAGTTTGTACAAACGTTCAAAACTGTTTGATGCTAGACGGTCCTCATCCATTCTATCTAGGGATGCTCGCATGAGGCGATTATCCATTAAGAAATCTGAACATGGTTACAAGAAGATGGAGGAATTTGTTGCTTCAAGTCTGAAGGATATTATGAAAGAGAAtacctttgatttttttgtccCCAAG GTTGCAGAAATTCAGGATAGAATGAGAAATGGTCATTACATTCGCCGAGGATTGAGTTCTGTCAAGGAAGATATCAGTCGAATGTGCAGGGATGCAATaaa AGCAAAGAATCGGGGTGATGCTGGAGACATGAATCACGTTATAACATTATTCATTCAACTTGCCACGCGTTTAGAAGGTGCTTCTAAGTCGTCTCATGAAAGAGATGAGTTGATCAAGTCATGGGAAGATGATAGGTTTTCAGGGTTCTCTTCTGCCTCCAAGTATAAAAAGAAGCTGAATAAAGTAGCAACTGAAAAGAAGTATTCGAATAGGAGTAATGGTACTTCCTTTTTGAATGGTGGTCTGGATTATGGAGAATATGCATCTGATCGAGAAATCAGAAGGCGTTTATCCagattgaataaaaaatctaTGGATTCAGAAAGTGAAACCTCTGATGATCTTGACAGGTCTTCTGCAGGTAGCAAGAGCAATAGTGAGAGTACTGCCTCAGATACAGAAAGTGACTTGGAATTGAGGTCACAAAGTCAAACTGGGCAGTCAAGAGCAGATGGAAGCTTTACATCTGATGAGGGTTTTGATTCTATGACTGATGATCGTGAGTGGGGTGCTCGCATGACAAAATCAAGCTTGGTTCCTCCTGTTACGAGGAAATATGAAGTAATTGAGGAATATGTTATTGTATCCAATGAGGAGGATGTGAGGCGGAAAATGCAGGTTTCTTTACCAGATGACTATGTTGAGAAGTTTAATTCTCAGAAGAATGGAATTGAGGAGGCTGATATGGAGCTCCCTGAAGTAAAGGATTACAAGCCAAGGAAAATGCTTGGAGATGAAGTTATAGAGCAAGAAGTTTATGGAATTGATCCCTATAGTCACAACCTTTTACTGGATTCCATGCCAGAGGAGTTGGATTGGCCTCTTTCGGAGAAGCATTTGTTCATCGAAGATGTGCTCCTCTGCACATTGAATAAGCAAGTTAGGCAGTATACTGGGAGTGGAAATACGCCTATGATATATCCTCTGCGCCCTGTTGTTGAAGAAATCCTTAATGCTGCTGAGGAGAATGGTGATGTGCGAACTATGAAAATGTGCCAAGGTATATTGAAAGCCATAGACAGTCGACGTGATGACAAATATGTTGCTTATAGAAAG GGGCTTGGTGTCGTTTGTAACAAAGAAGGTggttttggagaagaagattttgTTGTGGAATTTTTGGGGGAG GTTTATCCTGTTTGGAAGTGGTTTGAGAAGCAAGACGGGATTCGATCTTtgcagaaaaataataaagatcCAGCTCCTGAATTTTACAACATTTATCTCGAGAGGCCCAAG GGTGACGCCGATGGGTATGATTTAGTTGTTGTGGATGCTATGCATAAAGCAAACTACGCAAGTAGAATTTGTCACTCGTGCCGACCTAATTGTGAAGCAAA AGTTACTGCTGTAGATGGTCGTTACCAGATTGGAATCTACACTGTACGAGGAATTCAATATGGGGAGGAGATCACGTTCGACTACAATTCTGTTACAGAG AGTAAGGAAGAATACGAAGCATCAGTTTGTTTGTGTGGCAGCCAAGTTTGCCGGGGAAGCTACTTGAATTTGACAGGCGAAGGAGCTTTTCAAAAG GTGCTGAAGGACTGGCATGGAATTCTTGATCGTCATCAGTTAATGTTGGAAGCTTGCGAGTCCAATTCAGTATCTGAGGAGGATTATCTTGACTTGGGAAGGGCTGGTTTAGGCAGTTGTTTGCTGGGTGGGTTGCCAGATTGGGTGATTGCATATTCGGCTCGCTTG GTGAGgtttataaattttgaaagaaCAAAGCTTCCTGAGGAGATTTTAAAGCataatttggaagaaaaaaggaagtaTTTTTCAGATATTTGTCTTGAGGTTGAGAAGAGTGATGCTGAGGTTCAG GCTGAGGGTGTGTACAACCAAAGGCTTCAGAATTTGGCTGTTACTCTTGATAAG GTGAGATATGTTATGCGATGCGTTTTTGGCAACCCAAAGAATGCTCCACCTCCACTGGAGAGGTTGAGTCCTGAAGCAGCTGTTTCCTTTCTATGGAAGGGAGAAGGATCACTTGTTCAGGAGCTTCTTCAGAGCATGGCCCCTCATGTGGAGGAGCACTTGCTTAATGATCTCAAAACCAAGATGCTTGCTCATGATCCATCAAGTTCGGATGACATATGGAATGAACTTAAAAAATCTTTACTTTG GTTGAGAGATGAGGTGCGGAATCTCCCCTGTACATACAAGTCTCGGCACGATGCTGCTGCTGACTTGATCCATATTTATGCTTACACAAGGTGCTTCATTAGAATACGG GAATACAAAACAGTAACTTCGCCACCAGTATACATTAGTCCACTTGACCTAGGCCCCAAGTACACTGATAAACTGGGATCGAGTTTTCAGGAGTATTGCAAGACGTATGGGGAGAATTATTGTTTAGGGCAGCTGATTTTTTGGTATAACCAGACAAGTGCAGAGCCAGATTGTAGCCTGGCTAGAGCAAGTAGGGGTTGCTTGTCATTACCTGACTTCGGTTCCTTTTACGCGAAGGTTCAGAAACCTTCACGGCAGCGTGTTTATGGCCCAAGGACTGTGAAATTTATGCTTACGAGGATG GAGAAGCAGCCCCAGAGACCTTGGCCCAAGGATCGAATATGGTGTTTCAATAGTTCTCCGAAAGTTTTTGGCAGTCCGATGCTAGATGCCGTTGTGAATAATTCTCAGTTGGACAGGGAAATGGTGCACTGGTTGAAGCACAGACCTGCGATATATCAGGCTATGTGGGATCGGTGA
- the LOC117622727 gene encoding uncharacterized protein LOC117622727 — MKFLLELGSCYRSSSSSKQTQDHEMMRSRVRRSKSAESAQQWRPALVAISEDGVASGHEGKAQSEKISSKKGRKAKARSLSCTSHDEFSGGNNVPVFVPAAFAATSFMF, encoded by the exons ATGAAGTTCCTGTTGGAGTTGGGGTCGTGTTACCgttcgtcgtcgtcgtcgaaGCAAACTCAAGATCATGAGATGATGAGAAGCCGTGTGAGAAGATCGAAGTCTGCAGAGTCTGCTCAACAATGGAGGCCAGCTCTTGTTGCAATCTCAGAGGATGGGGTTGCTTCTGGTCACGAGGGTAAGGCTCAGTCTGAGAAGATATCGTCCAAGAAAGGACGTAAGGCCAAGGCTCGAAGCCTCAGTTGCACTAGTCACGACGAGTTCTCCGg GGGAAACAATGTGCCTGTGTTCGTACCTGCAGCGTTTGCAGCAACCTCCTTCATGTTCTGA